The nucleotide window TTCGATGCGCTGGAGAAATTTAAGAAAGACGGGACGCAGCCGCCAAAAATTATCAAAACCGAGTCAAAACTGTTCTTACCGGCTGACGCGCAGGCGGAGCTGGATAAGAAAAAAGGCATGGGTTACTGATCCCCGCAACCGCCCCCCGGGGCGGTTTTTCATGACGTAGCGAGGTAGAACCTGATGAGCAGCTTTGATGAAACCCCTCTGCTGACCCTGAGCGGCATCAGCAAAGGCTTTCCCGGCGTGAAAGCGCTGGATAACGTGTCGTTCAGCATCCGCAAAGGCGAAATCATGGCGCTGCTGGGCGAGAACGGCGCCGGCAAATCGACCCTGATTAAAGTGCTGACCGGCGTCTACACCCGCGATGCCGGCACCATTACGCTGAATGGCGCGGAGATTTCGCCGCACAGCACGGCGGACGCGCAGCGCATGGGCATCGGGACGGTGTATCAGGAAGTGAACCTGCTGCCGAATATGTCGGTGGCGGATAACCTGTATATCGGCCGCGAACCGCGCCGCTTTGGCATGATTGATCGCCGGCGCATGGTGCGTGACGCCGATGCGCTGATGCGTAAATACGGTTTTGTGCTGGATGTGACCCGGCCGCTCGGGCATTTTTCCGTGGCGATGCAGCAGATCATCGCCATCTGCCGCGCGGTGGATCTCTCCGCGCAGGTGCTGATCCTCGATGAGCCAACCGCCAGTCTTGATGCCAGCGAGGTAGAACTGCTGTTTACCCTGATGGCGCAGCTGAAAGCCAGGGGCATGAGCCTGATTTTTGTCACCCATTTTCTTGATCAGGTGTACCGCATTACCGATCGCATTACCGTCTTGCGCAACGGTCAGTTTATTGCCACGCGCGATACCGCTACGCTGCCACAGCTTGATCTGATCAAGCTGATGCTCGGTCGTGAACTGCTGGAGACGGCGCTGCAGCGTCAGGGCAGCACGTTGCGCAGCGATCAGCCGGTGGTGGCGTTTGAGGATTACGGCCGCAAAGGCACCATTGAACCTTTCAGCCTGCAGGTGCGTCCGGGTGAAGTGGTGGGGCTGGCCGGTCTGCTGGGTTCCGGGCGTACCGAAACCGCCGAGGTGCTGTTTGGTATCCGCCGCGCCGATCGCGGCACCGCCACCATCAAAGGCAAAGTGCAGCGTATTCGCACGCCGGCGCAGGCGTCACGGCTGGGCATGGGCTTCTGCCCGGAAGATCGTAAAACCGACGGCATCATTGGTGCGGCCTCGGTGCGCGAGAACATTATTCTGGCACTGCAGGCGCAGCGCGGCTGGCTGCGACCGATTAAACGTCGCGAACAGCAGGAGATCGCCGATCGCTTCATTAAGCGTCTGGGGATCCGGACGCCGGATGCCGGACAGGCGGTGGAGCTGCTGTCTGGCGGCAATCAGCAGAAGGTGCTGCTGTCGCGCTGGCTGGTGACCAAACCGCAGTTTCTGATTCTGGATGAGCCCACGCGCGGTATTGATGTTGGCGCACACGCTGAGATTATTCGTCTGATTGAATCCCTGTGCGCCGACGGACTGGCGCTGCTGGTTATCTCCTCTGAACTGGAAGAACTGGTGGGCTATGCCGATCGCGTGTTGATCATGCGCGATCTGAAACAGGTCGCCGAAATCCCGCTGGATCAGCTGTCGGTGGCGTCAATTGTGAACGCCATTGCCGACGGAGGAGCACAACATGCTTGAATCGCCTATGACTCATGACAAACCCGAACGGCGTAAGCCGAAGCTGCCGCCCGGCATGCCGCAGATTGCCGCACTGATTCTGGTGCTGCTGGTGGATAGCCTGGTGGCCAACAACTTTTTCGCCATTCACCTGCAGGATGGCCGGCTGTTTGGCAGCCCCATCGATATCCTGAACCGCGCCGCGCCGGTGGCGCTGCTGGCCGTCGGCATGACGCTGGTGATCGCCACCGGCGGTATCGATCTGTCGGTCGGCGCCGTGATGGCGATTGCCGGCGCCACGGCGGCGACGCTGACGGTAGCCGGTCACAGCCTGAGCTTTATTATCCTCGCCACGCTGGCCACCGGACTGGCGTGCGGATTATGGAATGGCGTACTGGTTGCGCTGCTGAAGATTCAGCCCTTTGTCGCCACGCTGATTCTGATGGTGGCGGGGCGCGGTATCGCCCAGCTGATTACCCAGGGGCAGATTGTGACATTCAACAGCGACAGCCTCTCTTGGTTCGGCAGCGGTTCGCTGTGGCTGCTGCCGGTGCCGGTGTGGATTACGCTGCTGGTGGCGCTGGCGGTATGGCTGCTGACGCGCAGGACGGCGCTGGGGCTGTTTATCGAAGCCGTCGGCATCAACCTGCGCGCCGCGCGTAACGCCGGGGTAACCGGCTGGCTGGTGGTGATGTCGACCTATGCCATCAGCGGCGTGTGTGCCGCGGTCGCCGGATTGATTGTGGCGGCGGATATTCGCGGTGCCGATGCCAACAACGCCGGGCTCTGGCTGGAGCTGGACGCAATCCTGGCGGTGGTGATTGGCGGTGCCTCCCTGATGGGTGGCCGGTTTAATCTGGTGCTGTCGCTGATTGGCGCTCTGATTATACAGTCGATGAATACCGGGATTTTGCTGTCCGGCTTTCCGCCGGAGCTGAATCAGGTGGTGAAAGCGATTGTCGTGATGTGCGTGCTGCTGCTGCAGTCGCCGCGTTTCATCGCCATGCTGAAAGGGAGACGTCTGCAATGATTAAGCGCCATTTGCCATTGATGATTACGCTGCTGGTGTTCGTCGCCGGTTACCTGTTCTGTCTGAGTC belongs to Candidatus Pantoea soli and includes:
- a CDS encoding sugar ABC transporter ATP-binding protein — encoded protein: MSSFDETPLLTLSGISKGFPGVKALDNVSFSIRKGEIMALLGENGAGKSTLIKVLTGVYTRDAGTITLNGAEISPHSTADAQRMGIGTVYQEVNLLPNMSVADNLYIGREPRRFGMIDRRRMVRDADALMRKYGFVLDVTRPLGHFSVAMQQIIAICRAVDLSAQVLILDEPTASLDASEVELLFTLMAQLKARGMSLIFVTHFLDQVYRITDRITVLRNGQFIATRDTATLPQLDLIKLMLGRELLETALQRQGSTLRSDQPVVAFEDYGRKGTIEPFSLQVRPGEVVGLAGLLGSGRTETAEVLFGIRRADRGTATIKGKVQRIRTPAQASRLGMGFCPEDRKTDGIIGAASVRENIILALQAQRGWLRPIKRREQQEIADRFIKRLGIRTPDAGQAVELLSGGNQQKVLLSRWLVTKPQFLILDEPTRGIDVGAHAEIIRLIESLCADGLALLVISSELEELVGYADRVLIMRDLKQVAEIPLDQLSVASIVNAIADGGAQHA
- the ytfT gene encoding galactofuranose ABC transporter, ATP-binding protein YtfT, which encodes MTHDKPERRKPKLPPGMPQIAALILVLLVDSLVANNFFAIHLQDGRLFGSPIDILNRAAPVALLAVGMTLVIATGGIDLSVGAVMAIAGATAATLTVAGHSLSFIILATLATGLACGLWNGVLVALLKIQPFVATLILMVAGRGIAQLITQGQIVTFNSDSLSWFGSGSLWLLPVPVWITLLVALAVWLLTRRTALGLFIEAVGINLRAARNAGVTGWLVVMSTYAISGVCAAVAGLIVAADIRGADANNAGLWLELDAILAVVIGGASLMGGRFNLVLSLIGALIIQSMNTGILLSGFPPELNQVVKAIVVMCVLLLQSPRFIAMLKGRRLQ